Sequence from the Theropithecus gelada isolate Dixy chromosome 20, Tgel_1.0, whole genome shotgun sequence genome:
NNNNNNNNNNNNNNNNNNNNNNNNNNNNNNNNNNNNNNNNNNNNNNNNNNNNNNNNNNNNNNNNNNNNNNNNNNNNNNNNNNNNNNNNNNNNNNNNNNNNNNNNNNNNNNNNNNNNNNNNNNNNNNNNNNNNNNNNNNNNNNNNNNNNNNNNNNNNNNNNNNNNNNNNNNNNNNNNNNNNNNNNNNNNNNNNNNNNNNNNNNNNNNNNNNNNNNNNNNNNNNNNNNNNNNNNNNNNNNNNNNNNNNNNNNNNNNNNNNNNNNNNNNNNNNNNNNNNNNNNNNNNNNNNNNNNNNNNNNNNNNNNNNNNNNNNNNNNNNNNNNNNNNNNNNNNNNNNNNNNNNNNNNNNNNNNNNNNNNNNNNNNNNNNNNNNNNNNNNNNNNNNNNNNNNNNNNNNNNNNNNNNNNNNNNNNNNNNNNNNNNNNNNNNNNNNNNNNNNNNNNNNNNNNNNNNNNNNNNNNNNNNNNNNNNNNNNNNNNNNNNNNNNNNNNNNNNNNNNNNNNNNNNNNNNNNNNNNNNNNNNNNNNNNNNNNNNNNNNNNNNNNNNNNNNNNNNNNNNNNNNNNNNNNNNNNNNNNNNNNNNNNNNNNNNNNNNNNNNNNNNNNNNNNNNNNNNNNNNNNNNNNNNNNNNNNNNNNNNNNNNNNNNNNNNNNNNNNNNNNNNNNNNNNNNNNNNNNNNNNNNNNNNNNNNNNNNNNNNNNNNNNNNNNNNNNNNNNNNNNNNNNNNNNNNNNNNNNNNNNNNNNNNNNNNNNNNNNNNNNNNNNNNNNNNNNNNNNNNNNNNNNNNNNNNNNNNNNNNNNNNNNNNNNNNNNNNNNNNNNNNNNNNNNNNNNNNNNNNNNNNNNNNNNNNNNNNNNNNNNNNNNNNNNNNNNNNNNNNNNNNNNNNNNNNNNNNNNNNNNNNNNNNNNNNNNNNNNNNNNNNNNNNNNNNNNNNNNNNNNNNNNNNNNNNNNNNNNNNNNNNNNNNNNNNNNNNNNNNNNNNNNNNNNNNNNNNNNNNNNNNNNNNNNNNNNNNNNNNNNNNNNNNNNNNNNNNNNNNNNNNNNNNNNNNNNNNNNNNNNNNNNNNNNNNNNNNNNNNNNNNNNNNNNNNNNNNNNNNNNNNNNNNNNNNNNNNNNNNNNNNNNNNNNNNNNNNNNNNNNNNNNNNNNNNNNNNNNNNNNNNNNNNNNNNNNNNNNNNNNNNNNNNNNNNNNNNNNNNNNNNNNNNNNNNNNNNNNNNNNNNNNNNNNNNNNNNNNNNNNNNNNNNNNNNNNNNNNNNNNNNNNNNNNNNNNNNNNNNNNNNNNNNNNNNNNNNNNNNNNNNNNNNNNNNNNNNNNNNNNNNNNNNNNNNNNNNNNNNNNNNNNNNNNNNNNNNNNNNNNNNNNNNNNNNNNNNNNNNNNNNNNNNNNNNNNNNNNNNNNNNNNNNNNNNNNNNNNNNNNNNNNNNNNNNNNNNNNNNNNNNNNNNNNNNNNNNNNNNNNNNNNNNNNNNNNNNNNNNNNNNNNNNNNNNNNNNNNNNNNNNNNNNNNNNNNNNNNNNNNNNNNNNNNNNNNNNNNNNNNNNNNNNNNNNNNNNNNNNNNNNNNNNNNNNNNNNNNNNNNNNNNNNNNNNNNNNNNNNNNNNNNNNNNNNNNNNNNNNNNNNNNNNNNNNNNNNNNNNNNNNNNNNNNNNNNNNNNNNNNNNNNNNNNNNNNNNNNNNNNNNNNNNNNNNNNNNNNNNNNNNNNNNNNNNNNNNNNNNNNNNNNNNNNNNNNNNNNNNNNNNNNNNNNNNNNNNNNNNNNNNNNNNNNNNNNNNNNNNNNNNNNNNNNNNNNNNNNNNNNNNNNNNNNNNNNNNNNNNNNNNNNNNNNNNNNNNNNNNNNNNNNNNNNNNNNNNNNNNNNNNNNNNNNNNNNNNNNNNNNNNNNNNNNNNNNNNNNNNNNNNNNNNNNNNNNNNNNNNNNNNNNNNNNNNNNNNNNNNNNNNNNNNNNNNNNNNNNNNNNNNNNNNNNNNNNNNNNNNNNNNNNNNNNNNNNNNNNNNNNNNNNNNNNNNNNNNNNNNNNNNNNNNNNNNNNNNNNNNNNNNNNNNNNNNNNNNNNNNNNNNNNNNNNNNNNNNNNNNNNNNNNNNNNNNNNNNNNNNNNNNNNNNNNNNNNNNNNNNNNNNNNNNNNNNNNNNNNNNNNNNNNNNNNNNNNNNNNNNNNNNNNNNNNNNNNNNNNNNNNNNNNNNNNNNNNNNNNNNNNNNNNNNNNNNNNNNNNNNNNNNNNNNNNNNNNNNNNNNNNNNNNNNNNNNNNNNNNNNNNNNNNNNNNNNNNNNNNNNNNNNNNNNNNNNNNNNNNNNNNNNNNNNNNNNNNNNNNNNNNNNNNNNNNNNNNNNNNNNNNNNNNNNNNNNNNNNNNNNNNNNNNNNNNNNNNNNNNNNNNNNNNNNNNNNNNNNNNNNNNNNNNNNNNNNNNNNNNNNNNNNNNNNNNNNNNNNNNNNNNNNNNNNNNNNNNNNNNNNNNNNNNNNNNNNNNNNNNNNNNNNNNNNNNNNNNNNNNNNNNNNNNNNNNNNNNNNNNNNNNNNNNNNNNNNNNNNNNNNNNNNNNNNNNNNNNNNNNNNNNNNNNNNNNNNNNNNNNNNNNNNNNNNNNNNNNNNNNNNNNNNNNNNNNNNNNNNNNNNNNNNNNNNNNNNNNNNNNNNNNNNNNNNNNNNNNNNNNNNNNNNNNNNNNNNNNNNNNNNNNNNNNNNNNNNNNNNNNNNNNNNNNNNNNNNNNNNNNNNNNNNNNNNNNNNNNNNNNNNNNNNNNNNNNNNNNNNNNNNNNNNNNNNNNNNNNNNNNNNNNNNNNNNNNNNNNNNNNNNNNNNNNNNNNNNNNNNNNNNNNNNNNNNNNNNNNNNNNNNNNNNNNNNNNNNNNNNNNNNNNNNNNNNNNNNNNNNNNNNNNNNNNNNNNNNNNNNNNNNNNNNNNNNNNNNNNNNNNNNNNNNNNNNNNNNNNNNNNNNNNNNNNNNNNNNNNNNNNNNNNNNNNNNNNNNNNNNNNNNNNNNNNNNNNNNNNNNNNNNNNNNNNNNNNNNNNNNNNNNNNNNNNNNNNNNNNNNNNNNNNNNNNNNNNNNNNNNNNNNNNNNNNNNNNNNNNNNNNNNNNNNNNNNNNNNNNNNNNNNNNNNNNNNNNNNNNNNNNNNNNNNNNNNNNNNNNNNNNNNNNNNNNNNNNNNNNNNNNNNNNNNNNNNNNNNNNNNNNNNNNNNNNNNNNNNNNNNNNNNNNNNNNNNNNNNNNNNNNNNNNNNNNNNNNNNNNNNNNNNNNNNNNNNNNNNNNNNNNNNNNNNNNNNNNNNNNNNNNNNNNNNNNNNNNNNNNNNNNNNNNNNNNNNNNNNNNNNNNNNNNNNNNNNNNNNNNNNNNNNNNNNNNNNNNNNNNNNNNNNNNNNNNNNNNNNNNNNNNNNNNNNNNNNNNNNNNNNNNNNNNNNNNNNNNNNNNNNNNNNNNNNNNNNNNNNNNNNNNNNNNNNNNNNNNNNNNNNNNNNNNNNNNNNNNNNNNNNNNNNNNNNNNNNNNNNNNNNNNNNNNNNNNNNNNNNNNNNNNNNNNNNNNNNNNNNNNNNNNNNNNNNNNNNNNNNNNNNNNNNNNNNNNNNNNNNNNNNNNNNNNNNNNNNNNNNNNNNNNNNNNNNNNNNNNNNNNNNNNNNNNNNNNNNNNNNNNNNNNNNNNNNNNNNNNNNNNNNNNNNNNNNNNNNNNNNNNNNNNNNNNNNNNNNNNNNNNNNNNNNNNNNNNNNNNNNNNNNNNNNNNNNNNNNNNNNNNNNNNNNNNNNNNNNNNNNNNNNNNNNNNNNNNNNNNNNNNNNNNNNNNNNNNNNNNNNNNNNNNNNNNNNNNNNNNNNNNNNNNNNNNNNNNNNNNNNNNNNNNNNNNNNNNNNNNNNNNNNNNNNNGGGTCGCATTTTCTAAGGAGAGGGTTCCCTGAACCCTCACAGGTATATAGTCCTCCAATGGCAAGGATCCAAGGTCCCTTGATGTCTTCCGTGGGACCCCCAGGGGAAACTCTTGTCACCAAAGCAGGACTAGGCCCCTGGGCATGAGTTTTCTGAAGATCCAGGCCCAACCTCAGATTCCACCTGCTCTGCCCCCCAGGGTCATGGGTCCCCTTGCGTTTTGTTCCTGTGTTGGCCCCGGAGCCCCAGGCATGGATTTTCTGAACAGCAGGTCGGTCCCTTCCCTGCCCACGACTGGTTCATGGTCATGCAGCTGCTATGGCCTTGAACTGGGATCTCCTTTATTTTCCCGTGGACCCTTTTTCAGGGGGAAAagacctccccagccctgccagctCCAGCCTTGACCTACATCCAACCCCCGAGTCTGAGCCCCGACCCTAGCCCCTGACCCGCTGGACCTCTGGCTTCCCAATTTCCCGGCTCCCCAGCCAGTGCCCCCTGCAACTTCTGGCAATCAAACACCCCAGCCTCTAGCCTTTGCCCCGGCCCTCCAGGTCCCTGAAGCAGCCCCGGTCTCAGAGCCTCAGCTCCTACCCGGGTCCCCAGGCTCCTGCAGCGCCCTCCCTCCAGCCGCTTGATCCCGAGTCCCTGGCTCCAGTCCCCCAATACCCGGCCCCTCACCGGTGTAGAAGGCCGAGACCGCGATGGGTGCACCGACCACCTGGTCCCAGAGCAATTTGGCCAGCACCGCGCGCGGCGCGCGACCCGGGAGCGCACGCTCCAGCAGGCCCAGCCACACGTAGTTGAAGTTGGCGTGGAAGGTCACCACCAACGTGGCCACGCGCCGCGTCTGGCGCCAGTCGGCCTCGCCGCCCTGCAGTCTCTGCTGCAGCGCGTCCCCTGCCGAGAAGAGCGAGCCGTAGAGCAGCACGTTGGTGGGCCATGGGTGGCGCCGGGCCGCGCGCGACACTGCCGGCCACCAGCCCGCCATGTCGGCGCTATGGGCGCCCGCGATCAGGAGCCGGCGTGATAGGCAGCTTCCTGCACCGCGTCGgagcctcctgggcctccagcagCCCCTGAGCTGGCGCcgcctgcacctgcacctgcccCCTCCAGACGCTCCGGAGCGATTGGGCGCCCGGCCCGCACATTCAGCTGGCACTGTCCAATCCAGAGGCCACGGGCCGTTGTGGGGGTGAACGTTTGAAAGGTGCCCGGCCCACCCCCATGCATGGGTCCATTCACACAAAATACCCAGAACaggcaaagccacagaggcagaaggcatggggttatttatttacttgtttatttttatttttatttttattaattaattagatatttttgagacggagtctcgctctgtcgcccaggctggagtgcaatggcgcgatctgggctcactgcaacctccgcctcccgagttcaagcgattcttctgcctcagcctccggagtagctgggactacaggcgtgcgccatcacgcccgactaatttttgtatttttagtggagacggagtttcaacatgttggccaggctggtctcgagtgaactgcccgccttggtctcccataTGGAGTTATTTTTTTGGAGcgatgaaaacattttgaaattagaTAGATGTGATGGTTCCATGactttgtgaatatattaaaaaccattgaattgcacactttaaaaaaagggggggtgcatttggccgggcgcggtggcacatgcttgtaatcccagcactttgggagaattagacaggaggatcctttgagggcaagagttccagaccagcctggacaacataggaagactccatctctacgaaaaagaaaaaaaaaaaaaaaagaaagaaaagaaaaaagtattgtaATTACTCAAGCTTGGTGGTGTGCACTGAtagttgtcaggcctctgagcccaagctaagccatcatatccccagtgacctgcacgtatacatccagatggcctgaagcaactgaagatccacaaaagtgaaaatagccttaactgatgacattccaccattgtgattcgTTTCTgtcccaccctaactgatcaatgtactttgtaatctcccccacccttatgaaggttctttataatctcccccacccttgagaatgtactttgtgagattcACCCCCTGCCCCCgaaacattgctcttaactccaccgcctatcccaaaacctataagaactaatgataatcccaccaccctttgctgactctcttttcggactcagcccacctgcatccaggtgaaataaacagccatgtggttcacacaaagcctgtttggtggtctcttcacatggacacatgagacaatagtctcagctactgctactcgggaggctgaggtgagaggatcacttgagcccaggaattcaaggttgcagtgagccacgatagggccactgcactccagcctggaaaaaaaaaaagaaagagagagagggacagagagagaataaataaaatggtgaattttatggtctGTGAATTTATCTTAAACAATGAAGGGACGGCCGGGtacggtcgctcacgcctgtaatccaagcactttgggaggccgaggggggcagatcatgaggtcaggagattgagaccatcctggctaacgcagtgaaaccccgtctctactaaaaatacaaaaaattagccgaaagtggtggcaggcgcctgtagtcccaggtactcgggaggctgaggcaggagaatagcataaacccaagaggtggaggttgcattgaagcaagatcgtgccactacactccacccttggttatagagcgagactccatctcaaaaaaaaaaaaaaaaaaacgaaaagaaatgCTAAGCAAAGTGTTCTGGTGTGTTCTGCCTGTCTTGGTAGTGGAAGGGAAGAAAAtcagtctttttcttctcccccttAAAACTATTTAAGTAGggaactgggcacggtggctcaagcctgtaatcccaacactttgggaggtcaaggtgggaggatcacttgggtccaggaattcaagaccagcctaggccacatagtaagacctcatctctacaaaaaaataaaatattagggccgggcgtggtggctcacacctgtaatcccagcatttagggaggctgaggtggtcatatcacgaggtcaggagattgagaccagcctggtgaacatggtgaaaccctgtctctactaaaaaaaattcaaaaaattagccaggcatggtggcactcacctgtagtatcctagctacttgggaggctgaggcaggagaatcgcttaaacccgggaggtggaggttgcagtgagctgagatcatgccactgcactccagtctgggtgagagagcaagactccatctcaaaaaaaaaaaaaaaaaattaacggggtgtggtggtgcatacctgtgatcccagctactcaggaagctgaggtaagagaattttGAGCCAGtgagttcgaagctgcagtgaggcatggtagtgccactgcatgccagcctaggcaacggagtgagatcctgtctcaaaaaaaaaaggccaggcccagtggctcacgcctgcattcccagaactttgggaagctgaggcagctgtatcacctgaggtcaggagtttaagaccagcctggccaacatggcaaaaccctgtctccacttaatatacaaaaattatccaggcatagtggtgcgcatctgtaatcccagctactcaggaggctgaggcaggagaattacttgaaccagggatatggaggttgcagtgagccaaaatggtgccactgcactccagcttgggggacacagtgagactctgtctcaaaataaataaataaaaattatttaaaaaaaaaaaaaggatcctctGGACATACAAAATAAGTAAACCCCTACTACTTAGGCAAATAAAGAACAATTCTATCATTTGGGAATCTTAAGATCAGTTATACCACTTTATGAATCTTCAGAATCAATCTCTATTTTAGAGATACTAACATTGATTtatcctactatgtgccaggcactgtccttcACACCTTCacatatatgatctcatttaatcctcatttaATTTTGATAGGGAAAAGTTGAGCTCCTTACCCAGGATCGTATAACTAGGAAACAAAGACCGAAGCACATGCCTCACTCTTCttgttattagaaaatatttccttctgtAAACCTCAGGGACTTTACAGGCAAAATACTGGATTACTGTAATATGATTCATCcgcccaatttatttatttatttttattatacttataagttctagggtacatgtatacaacgtgcaggtttgttacatatgtatacatgtgacgtgttggtgtgctgcacccattaattcgtcatttacattaggatatctcctaatgctatccctcccccctcccacctcacaataggccccagggtgtgatgttccctgccctgtgtccaagtgatctcattgttcaattcccacctatgagtgacaacatgtggtgcttggttttctgtccttgcgatattTTGCtcacaatgatggtttccagctttatccatgtccccgcaaaggacatgaactcatccttttttatggctgcatagtgttccatggtgtatgtttgccacattttcttaatccagtctatcattgatggacatttgggttggttccaagtctttgctattgtgaacagtgccacaataaacatacgtgtgcttgtgtctttgtagtagcatgatttataatcctttgggtatatatccggTAATGGGATGccggggtcaaatggtattttagttctagatccttgatgaatcgccacactgtcttccataatggttgaactagtttacagtcccacgaacagtgtaaaagtgttcctgtttctccacatcctctccaggacctgttgtttcctgactttttaatgatcgccattctaactggtgtgagatggtatctcattgtggttttgatttgcatttctctgatggccagtgatgatgagcattttttcatgtgtctgttggctgcataaatgtcttcttttgagaagtgtctgttcatatcctttgcccactttttgatggggttgtttgatttttttcttgtaaatttgtttaagttctttgtagattctggatattagccctttgtcagatgggtagattgtaaaagttttctccgattctgtaggttgcctgttcactctgatggtagtttattttgctgtgcagaagatctttagtttaattagatcccatttgtcaattttggcttttgttaccattgtatttggtgctttagtcatgaagtccttgcccatgcctatgtcctgaatggtattgcctaggttttcttctagggtttttatggttttaggtctaacatttaagcctctaatccatcttgaagtaatttttgtataaggtgtaaggaagggatccagtttcagctttctacatatggctagccagttttcccagcaccatttattaaatagggaatcctttccccatttcttgtttttgtcaggtttgtcaaagatcagatggttgtagatgtgcggtattatttctgagggctctgttctgttccattggtctacatctctgttttggtaccagtaccatgctgttttggttactgtagccttgtagtatagtttgaagtcaggtagcgtgatgcctccagctttgtactttttgcttaggattgtcttggtgatgcgggctcttttttggttccacgtgAACTTTAAATTAGTTCTTTCCGATTCTCATCAGGCCAATTTAATATTGCCTATTCGTTATAACATAATACTGCTCGCACAACTGAGAAAACGCTGTTGCTTTACCTCCTCCAGCTCTGTAGCAGCCATGTATAAATCAAAGAACTATAAATATACACTAATTACATAACCTACATAGGCAATCaatgttaagaaaaatttttacTGCCCGATATTTCTGTGGTTGAAAATGTAGAGTCTAATTTTGATCCACAGTAACATCTAGGTTAATGCTGATTCAGAAGGAAAACATTTGTTGTTGCCATGATTAGAGGCATCGAAACGCTGAATCACCACCTCAAATGTTACCACTATTAATATAACGAGCTACATAGGAAGATCGAATTAGACCATCTCGGACCACCAGGTTTACAATTCCACCTGCAGATACATGCAAGAAGTATTGTCACAGTACTTAGGTCACGTTATTCCATTGAGGTCATTATCAACTAAGCTTATAATTAATGTGTGCTCATTTGGTCAATGTCACCAGCATAACGTA
This genomic interval carries:
- the LOC112614665 gene encoding uncharacterized protein LOC112614665, producing the protein MPSASVALPVLGILCEWTHAWGWAGHLSNVHPHNGPWPLDWTVPAECAGRAPNRSGASGGGRCRCRRRQLRGCWRPRRLRRGAGSCLSRRLLIAGAHSADMAGWWPAVSRAARRHPWPTNVLLYGSLFSAGDALQQRLQGGEADWRQTRRVATLVVTFHANFNYVWLGLLERALPGRAPRAVLAKLLWDQVVGAPIAVSAFYTGEGPGIGGLEPGTRDQAAGGRALQEPGDPGRS